A part of Methanohalobium evestigatum Z-7303 genomic DNA contains:
- a CDS encoding permease, whose amino-acid sequence MVFEIIADYIVSLTGLTGNAAEALHFWIYDSLKIITILLLVIFGIGFLRTYLAPEKLRDYLKGKHSIFGYGIAALLGIVSPFCSCSTIPLFLGFVSAGVPFGMIITFLFVSPMVNEAAIVVLLGTLGWKITGLYVLGGVVVGSFGGFLLNNLGFDKYVEKFDFGAQTYCEEDVSIRERCNIAYTEAKNIVKQIIPYVLIGVGLGALIHGFVPQEIITSYLTGSLAVPGAVIVGIPIYTNIMGVIPVIESLVGKGLPVGTSLAFMMSVAALSFPEFVMLKKVMKKQLIIAYAGIVGLGITLMGIVFNFIF is encoded by the coding sequence ATGGTATTTGAAATAATAGCAGATTATATCGTATCTCTAACCGGTTTAACGGGTAATGCTGCTGAAGCCCTGCATTTTTGGATATATGATAGCCTAAAAATTATTACTATATTACTTCTTGTTATATTTGGGATTGGTTTTCTGAGAACTTATCTCGCCCCTGAAAAATTAAGAGATTATCTTAAAGGTAAACATAGTATATTTGGATATGGTATAGCTGCACTTTTGGGAATTGTATCTCCTTTTTGCTCCTGTTCAACAATCCCCCTATTTCTCGGGTTTGTCAGTGCAGGTGTGCCATTTGGTATGATTATTACATTCCTTTTTGTATCACCTATGGTAAATGAAGCCGCTATTGTGGTCCTTTTGGGGACACTCGGCTGGAAAATTACCGGTTTATATGTACTTGGAGGTGTAGTTGTAGGTTCATTTGGAGGGTTTTTACTAAACAATCTTGGATTTGATAAATATGTTGAAAAATTCGATTTTGGTGCCCAAACCTATTGTGAGGAAGATGTATCCATCAGGGAAAGGTGCAATATAGCCTACACTGAAGCCAAGAATATTGTTAAACAAATCATACCTTATGTACTGATAGGTGTAGGTTTGGGTGCACTTATCCACGGATTTGTCCCACAGGAAATCATAACAAGTTATTTAACAGGTTCACTTGCGGTACCTGGTGCTGTTATAGTAGGAATCCCAATATATACCAATATAATGGGTGTTATTCCTGTAATAGAAAGTCTGGTTGGCAAAGGACTGCCTGTTGGCACTTCACTTGCATTCATGATGTCTGTTGCAGCATTATCCTTCCCGGAATTTGTTATGCTTAAAAAAGTTATGAAAAAACAACTAATAATTGCCTATGCCGGTATAGTTGGGCTGGGAATCACATTGATGGGTATTGTGTTTAATTTTATTTTCTAA